The candidate division WOR-3 bacterium DNA window TTTTCGACACTTCTTTTTCCATCGTAGTCAGCGCTTCGGAATATTTCCTTTCGCTTACAAGTCCGAGACTCTTGTCCCAATATCCCGAAAAGCTCAGACAGCCCGTCAAAAAAATTGAAACGGCGAGAAGATATAAATTCCTTTTCATTTATCTCAATCGCCTAATTCCAGAGCCCTTCTGAGATCGTCCTGAGCCTTATCCCTCATATCGAGGTTGTTGTAGCTATCCGCCCTGAGGTTGTAGTATTTTGCTTCTTCTTTGATCTCTATTGCCAGGGTGATCGCATCGACGGCTTCCTGGTGCCTTCCCAGTTTGTTGTAGCTCAAACCGAGATTGTAGAGAAGTTTATCCTTGTTGGGGTCAGTATCTTCAAGTAATTCGACCGCTTCATTGATCACCGGTATTGCATCCTCGTATCTCTCAAGATTGACAAGGCATATCCCCCTGTACAGGGCTATTTCGCTTATTCTCGAAGAAGGATCAATTTGAACTGATTTCGCGAAGGCTTTTTCAGCCATGTCCATGTTTGCCGTTCTGCCTTCGATGTCGCCTTCAGAACCGAGTTTATTGGCGTTTTGAATGTAAGCAAGCCCCAGGTAGTAATTGAGCGAAGCCGACGTGTCATGAAATACCTGAGCGTTGTTAAAGGTTTGTATCGCGTTTTCGTAATCGTTAACTTCCGTAAGGTAATAAAGTCCGAGATTTCTCAGAGCCGGGAAATTGTCAGCGTCCAGAGAGAGAGCGTAATCATAGTATTTCATCATTGAATCGAACTGTTCAGATTCCTTGAAAATCGAACCCAAAATTGCATAAGGAGTCGCCGAATCCGGTTCCATCTCAATACTGTATTTCAAAAAAGAAGCGGCTTCATCGTATTTCTTTTCTCCGAGTGATTGGACGCCTCCAGCCAGAAACACCTGAAAAAAGTTCCACGCATCGATACCTTCGCCTTTGCCCCTCTTTTCTATTTCCTGAATATCAAGTCCTCTGTCCATGGCTTTTTCGAGGTAACGGCATGCTGTTGCATAGTCCTGTTTTTCCACGTAGGCAACACCCGTCCAGTAATACGGTTCCGGATTGTTGGGTTCCATTGAAATTGCCGCTTCACCTTCTCTTATGGCTTCGGGAATTCTTTTTTGCTGAAGATAAACTTTGAGGGCTGTCAATCCGCTGCTTTCACACGCAAAAGATCCAATAATTACCGCGGTCATTACCGCGCCCAATAACGCCTTTTTCATATTTTCTCCTTTCATGATTTCCATTTTTCTGAACGCTGAACACAGCAATATATCATAAGCGCTTTTTCCGTTCCAGTTCAAAGTCAAAAAAAGAAGCGCCTGACTTTTTCTTTAAAACTTTTTTCAGTCCGGGTCTTTTTCTCTCCTTCATGTCCGTAATGGTACTGATAATAATATTTGTAATAATAACCGTAGCCGTATTTTCCCGTTATGTCGACGTTGTTGAAAACAGCTCCTTTGACATCAGCTCCGATGTTTCTGAGCGCTTTCAGAGCCGCTTTTGCCGCGTCTTTATCCGTTTTTTCCGAACGGATTACAAGAATTGCTCCGTTTGTCTTTTTTGACAGTATTACGGCGTCCGTCACCGCAAGGATCGGAGGCGAATCAAAGACAATAAAACCGAAATCCGACAGCTCGTTATTAATTAAAAAATCCATTTTTTCCGAGGAGATTACCTCGGAAGGATTGGGGGGTATCGTTCCGCATGGTATAAGAAACAGGTTGTCAACTCCGGCGGGTTTAATAATTTCACCTATCTCTCTCATTCCGAAAAGGTAATCAACCAGACCAGGCGTTCTATCTGCCGAAAAAACGTTGTGCAAAACAGGTTTTCTCATATCTGTGTCAATCAGAACCGTTTTTATGTTCTGCTGGGCAAACGCTACGGCAATATTTGCTGCGGTCGTAGATTTTCCCTCTTTCGGCAAAGCGCTCACCACGGTTATCGATTTTACTTTCTTGTCAACCGAACTGAAAGTTATGTTGGTTCTGACTGTCCTGTAGGCCTCCGAAACCGGCGATTTCGGCGATACATGAGTGATCAGGCTTCTCTCAATGGCTTTTTCAGGAGCAAACTGAATTTTCGGACCGGTCTTTTCAACGTCAGCAATGAAAGGAATGATGCCGAGAAGTTTTATCTTCAGAACATTTTCGATTTCTTCCGGATCACGGATTGTAGTGTCAAGCTTGTCGAGTGCGAAGGCAATGGCGAATCCCAGAACCGCCCCTATAAAACCCGCAATGATTACGTTTTTTTTCTTCTTGGTGCCGATTGGCCTGACAGGGGTCATCGCGCTGTCTATCAGAGATAAGTTGCCAACCTGTGTTGCTTCAGAAATTTTAGCCTCCTGAAGTTTCTGAAGGAGCATTGTGTACGTCTGTTTTTCCACCTCGACCATCCGGTAAACGCGTTCAAATTCGGCTATTTCACCGGGGAGGCTTTCAAGTTCAGATTGAATCGAATAAACGGTTTTTTCCAGCGCGGAGTAACGCGCCCTCGACGACGCAAGTTCGACTTCGGTCAGGACGTAATCTTTAACTATAGCCGACCATACCGGATCTACAGGACCGGAGCCGTAAGTTTCCATCATGATCTGGGTTTCTGCTGCAATTTGTCTTTTGAGGTACTCTATTACGGAATCGAGATGCCTTACTGAAGGATGGTTTTCAGTGTATTTTCCGAGAAGTTCCGATTTCTGAATTTCGTAATTGTTTATCTGATCCTGAATTGAACGAAGCGTCGGATTTGAACTTAATTCGGGGATTGCCTGTGATTCACCGTAAAGGCTAAAAGCCCCGTTCCCTTCAAGCTGTGACCTCAGAGCGCTGATTTTCTGTTCAAGCACCCTCACTTCAATCATTGTGTTGACTCTCGCCTTTATCAGTTCCGAAAGCTGTTGTTCCACTCTCACTTTTTCTGTCTGCGCCGTAAGCCAGCCGTATTCCTCCTGAAGTTTTTTAAGATTCTTTTCGGCGTTTTCCAGACTGCTGTTCGTTATCAGCAATTGACCTTCGATGAATTCCCTGACATTCTTTGCCGTTTGTCTTCCGCTTTGAATGTCGAATTCAACCATGACTCCCGCAAAAGCGTTTGCCATTTTTCTCGCTTCTACAGGATCTGAATGATTGACGGTTACGAGCAGTATGTTTGTTTCCTCCACATTCGTTATATAAACCAGCCTCCTGAGAACATCCGCCATAACGTTTACGGGCAGTAACCTTACGTGAATTGTTCCGGTGTCGCCTTCGTCTGTTCTCAAGGTAAAAGAGACTAAATCGAGCCTGATTGTGTCTCCTAAATGAAAGGTTTCTGTCGTGTGAGACCCCGACGAATCGAACATGATTATTTCGGCGGAGTCATTTTCTTTTACTTTCAGAGAAAAAGAATCAGTTTCAATAATCTCGGCCATCCATAGAACATGTATCCCGACGTCATTTGGCCGTTCAAAACCCGTTGTATTATACATGAAGTTTTTATTAAGTTTTCTTACAACTCCTTCGGCGACAGACCTTGAACTGAGAAGCGCTATTCTGTCGTTAATCGGATTTATGTGGTAGGAATAACCCTGAAATACGTTTCCCCAAAGACCCAGGTTCTGAGTGGCGACAGACATTTCATAGTCTATCCTCAGCGCCGCTGTGGCGCTGTATACGTTTACGGATTTAGTAGTCGAGTAAACGGAAATCAGAAGTGACAACAAAAAGACAACAAATATAAGCCATCTGAAGCGCACGGCTGATTTCACCAACGCGTTGTCAAAAAGATTTATCTGCTCTGTAGCATTTTCAGTTATACCGTCAGGTTCCTGCATGCGCTTTTTATTGGGAAAGTTTGTAAAGAGTTATCATGAAAGTCATCGTCGTCATAATGGTCCCCCATTCGGTCCAGGAAGGCCACCAGACTTTGGGTACGTATATCACGTCACCTGATTTCAGTTCCACGTCCTTTTCAGTTCCCGACATTGCGAGACATTCTTTGAGATTCAGATGGATTTCATTTCCATCCCTGTACAAAGCTGCTCTTACAAGATCCGCTCTCTGAGCCGGACCTCCCGAAAGAGACAGAAGTCTGGAAGCGGTTATAGATCCTTCGACGTCATAAACCCCGGGAGATTTCACTTCTCCCAGAATAGTTATATTCCAGACAGGTATGACATATACCGTCGGGTCCCTGTATATATCCCTCAGGTAACGGGAAATTTCATTCTGTGCCTGTTCGATCGTCAGTCCTTCGACCATGATCCTGCCTACGACAGGAAGGATGATCGTTCCGTCACTCTGAATCGTGTAAAGATTTTCTCTGCTTTCGGCTGATTCGGCGACAAGTATCACTTTTAGCTGGTCGCCTTTGGCGAAGACCTGAGAGACGGAACATAAAACAATTAAAATGAGGGAATTCATCTGAGAAACTTGTAATACAGGTATGCGAAGGCGGAAAGAGCGGACACCGCCGACAGCAGTTTGAACATCAGCGTTTTTTTAAGCTGGATAGTTAAAAAATAAATAACTGAAATTGCAGTTAGAAAAAATCCCGCTTTTACCGACGCTCTCACAAAAATGAAGAGAGAACGCGGTACGAGATCGACTGAAAACACCGAAATAACGAAAAGGAACGCCATCAGAATGAATGGAAAAAGCACTCTCAATGGAAATTTACTCAAAAAACCAGTTTCGTCGAAATTTTCATGCACGGTAAATTTTTTTCGCAGATTCATTTTCTCTCTTGCTTGATAAAGAGTTAAAATTCCGAAATATTGCATTATTCTGAATCGTAATTATAATATAATGGTACATTCTTCGCCATAATAAAATTTCAAAGGAGAAAGACTGTCATGAGTGAAATAAAAGAAATTACAGAAAAAATCAAACGGAACCGCCAGATCATCGACCAGATAACTATTTCAATAAGGAAAAGAATAGTTGGACAGGACAAGATGATAAACAGGATACTGGTTTGCCTTTTGGCTGACGGGCACATATTGATAGAAGGCGTGCCCGGCCTCGCCAAAACTCTTACTGTTTCAACTCTGGCGGAATCAGTCAGAGCCATCTTTCACAGAATTCAGTTCACTCCCGATCTTCTGCCTGCGGACATAATTGGCACGCTGGTTTACAATCCAAAAGAAGGCACTTTTTCGACAAAAAGGGGGCCCGTCTTCGCCCAGATAATACTGGCTGACGAAATCAACAGGGCTCCCGCCAAAGTTCAGAGCGCCCTTCTCGAAGCAATGCAGGAAAGACAGGTGACCATAGGCGAGACGACTTTCCCTTTACCAAAGCCTTTTCTTGTACTGGCGACCCAAAATCCTATCGAACAGGAGGGGACTTATCCTCTTCCGGAAGCTCAGGTCGACAGATTCATGCTCAAAATAAATCTTGACTACCCGACTCCCGAAGAAGAACTGGAAATCCTGGACCGTATGACACAGCCCGACGACATAGTGATAGAACCGGTCGTCAATTCAGAGACAATAATAGAACTCATGAATCTCACAAAAAAAGTCTACGTCGAAAAATCAATAAAAGAATACGCCGTCAGGATAGTCGCCTCTTCGAGATGGCCCTCAAAATACAAGTTAAACGAATTGAACGGCCTGATATCATACGGAGCTTCCCCCAGAGCGTCCATTTACATAATAAAAGCCGCGAAAGCCCTCGCCCTCATTGAAGGCAGAGGTTACGTCTCCGATTACGACATCAAAGAGATCGCCCGGGACGTTCTCAGGCACAGAATAATAATCACTTACGAAGCTGAAGCTGAAAAAATTACAACAGACCAGATAATTTCGACCATACTTTCTAAAATTCCCACGCCATGAACAAGACGCTCGAAAAAAGAATCGCCGGAAAAATAAGAAACATCGAGATAAAAACAAAAAAACTCGTCGAATCGGCCATCGGCGGAAAATACACCAGTGCGTTCAGGGGATTGGGGATCGAATTCAACAAAGTGAGGGAGTACGAACCAGGAGACGACATCACTTCCGTTGACTGGAACGTCACGGCGAGAACAGCTGACGACAGACTGTACGTCAAGGAATTCATCGAAGAAAGGGAACTGCAGGTCTTTCTTGTCGTCGACACTTCGGCTTCGATGGTCTATTCAAGCCTGAAAACAGGTGAAGATGACCTCGCGCCGCTTAAAATTGACATTGCCGCTGAAATAGCGGCCGTCCTCGCGCTCAGCGCCATTAAGAACAACGACAAAGTCGGTCTCATGACTTTCTCGGGCGCCGTTCAGGAATACATTCCGCCGAGAAAAGGCAAAAGGCATGTTCTTCACATAATCCGGGACATTCTTTCCAATACAGAAGCCGTGGGACAGACAAAGCTTTCAACGACCCTTGAAAACCTTTACAGGGTCATAAACACCAAGGCAGTGATTTTCATTATCACCGATTTCATGCTCGGACAAGACGACGATTACGCAAAACCTCTGGCTGTCCTTTCAAGGAAACACGACTGTATCGTAGTCAGGATCTCGGATCCTTACGAAGAAGAATTTCCTGACGTTGGTCTTGTCAATCTGATAGACCCTGAATCGGGCAAAGAAATACTTGTGGATTCATCCTCCGGTTCTTTTCGCAGGACATTCAAAGCAAGAATGGAATCCGAAAGAGAATTTCACAGAAAGATATTAAATAAAACGGCCGTTGACGTCATTGACGTCAAAACCGACGCGGATTACATTCCAATTCTTTATAATTTCTTTAAATTGCGGACAAAAAAGAGATGAATTTCATCCTGTTTCAGGTTTGCCTTTTATCGCAGTTTTGCACGTTGAATCCCTCGAAAGACAGCGTTTACCTTGGTGAAATCTTCCAAATTGAGATCTCTTACTCACACCCGAGAAATTGTTCGGTAACGGTATCGGGAG harbors:
- a CDS encoding polysaccharide biosynthesis tyrosine autokinase yields the protein MQEPDGITENATEQINLFDNALVKSAVRFRWLIFVVFLLSLLISVYSTTKSVNVYSATAALRIDYEMSVATQNLGLWGNVFQGYSYHINPINDRIALLSSRSVAEGVVRKLNKNFMYNTTGFERPNDVGIHVLWMAEIIETDSFSLKVKENDSAEIIMFDSSGSHTTETFHLGDTIRLDLVSFTLRTDEGDTGTIHVRLLPVNVMADVLRRLVYITNVEETNILLVTVNHSDPVEARKMANAFAGVMVEFDIQSGRQTAKNVREFIEGQLLITNSSLENAEKNLKKLQEEYGWLTAQTEKVRVEQQLSELIKARVNTMIEVRVLEQKISALRSQLEGNGAFSLYGESQAIPELSSNPTLRSIQDQINNYEIQKSELLGKYTENHPSVRHLDSVIEYLKRQIAAETQIMMETYGSGPVDPVWSAIVKDYVLTEVELASSRARYSALEKTVYSIQSELESLPGEIAEFERVYRMVEVEKQTYTMLLQKLQEAKISEATQVGNLSLIDSAMTPVRPIGTKKKKNVIIAGFIGAVLGFAIAFALDKLDTTIRDPEEIENVLKIKLLGIIPFIADVEKTGPKIQFAPEKAIERSLITHVSPKSPVSEAYRTVRTNITFSSVDKKVKSITVVSALPKEGKSTTAANIAVAFAQQNIKTVLIDTDMRKPVLHNVFSADRTPGLVDYLFGMREIGEIIKPAGVDNLFLIPCGTIPPNPSEVISSEKMDFLINNELSDFGFIVFDSPPILAVTDAVILSKKTNGAILVIRSEKTDKDAAKAALKALRNIGADVKGAVFNNVDITGKYGYGYYYKYYYQYHYGHEGEKKTRTEKSFKEKVRRFFF
- a CDS encoding DUF58 domain-containing protein — protein: MNKTLEKRIAGKIRNIEIKTKKLVESAIGGKYTSAFRGLGIEFNKVREYEPGDDITSVDWNVTARTADDRLYVKEFIEERELQVFLVVDTSASMVYSSLKTGEDDLAPLKIDIAAEIAAVLALSAIKNNDKVGLMTFSGAVQEYIPPRKGKRHVLHIIRDILSNTEAVGQTKLSTTLENLYRVINTKAVIFIITDFMLGQDDDYAKPLAVLSRKHDCIVVRISDPYEEEFPDVGLVNLIDPESGKEILVDSSSGSFRRTFKARMESEREFHRKILNKTAVDVIDVKTDADYIPILYNFFKLRTKKR
- a CDS encoding AAA family ATPase, with amino-acid sequence MSEIKEITEKIKRNRQIIDQITISIRKRIVGQDKMINRILVCLLADGHILIEGVPGLAKTLTVSTLAESVRAIFHRIQFTPDLLPADIIGTLVYNPKEGTFSTKRGPVFAQIILADEINRAPAKVQSALLEAMQERQVTIGETTFPLPKPFLVLATQNPIEQEGTYPLPEAQVDRFMLKINLDYPTPEEELEILDRMTQPDDIVIEPVVNSETIIELMNLTKKVYVEKSIKEYAVRIVASSRWPSKYKLNELNGLISYGASPRASIYIIKAAKALALIEGRGYVSDYDIKEIARDVLRHRIIITYEAEAEKITTDQIISTILSKIPTP
- a CDS encoding tetratricopeptide repeat protein yields the protein MKKALLGAVMTAVIIGSFACESSGLTALKVYLQQKRIPEAIREGEAAISMEPNNPEPYYWTGVAYVEKQDYATACRYLEKAMDRGLDIQEIEKRGKGEGIDAWNFFQVFLAGGVQSLGEKKYDEAASFLKYSIEMEPDSATPYAILGSIFKESEQFDSMMKYYDYALSLDADNFPALRNLGLYYLTEVNDYENAIQTFNNAQVFHDTSASLNYYLGLAYIQNANKLGSEGDIEGRTANMDMAEKAFAKSVQIDPSSRISEIALYRGICLVNLERYEDAIPVINEAVELLEDTDPNKDKLLYNLGLSYNKLGRHQEAVDAITLAIEIKEEAKYYNLRADSYNNLDMRDKAQDDLRRALELGD
- a CDS encoding polysaccharide export protein yields the protein MNSLILIVLCSVSQVFAKGDQLKVILVAESAESRENLYTIQSDGTIILPVVGRIMVEGLTIEQAQNEISRYLRDIYRDPTVYVIPVWNITILGEVKSPGVYDVEGSITASRLLSLSGGPAQRADLVRAALYRDGNEIHLNLKECLAMSGTEKDVELKSGDVIYVPKVWWPSWTEWGTIMTTMTFMITLYKLSQ